A window of the Streptomyces albireticuli genome harbors these coding sequences:
- the rimI gene encoding ribosomal protein S18-alanine N-acetyltransferase: MTGTVRIREMRWWDIAPVLELERALFPDDAWSKGLFWSELAHARGAGANRRYVVAEWTDPGAAPETAPGPAEGGAPGSGPAGVAGRHMSATDEPTGAGASGTGPGSRIVGYAGLAAIDGTGDVQTIAVAYDHWGTGLGARLLTELLATATAFECREVLLEVRVDNTRAQRLYERFGFEPVGVRRGYYQPGNVDALVMRLTDPDSAVRGTPHGPES, encoded by the coding sequence GTGACCGGCACGGTGCGGATCCGCGAGATGCGCTGGTGGGACATCGCGCCCGTGCTGGAGCTGGAGCGGGCGCTCTTCCCGGACGACGCCTGGTCGAAGGGCCTGTTCTGGTCCGAGCTGGCGCACGCCCGCGGCGCGGGCGCCAACCGCCGCTACGTGGTGGCCGAGTGGACCGACCCGGGCGCCGCGCCCGAGACCGCCCCCGGCCCCGCCGAGGGCGGCGCCCCTGGCTCCGGCCCCGCGGGCGTGGCGGGCCGCCATATGAGCGCCACCGACGAGCCGACGGGCGCGGGCGCGTCCGGCACGGGCCCCGGCAGCCGGATCGTCGGCTACGCCGGCCTCGCCGCGATCGACGGCACCGGTGACGTCCAGACCATCGCCGTCGCCTACGACCACTGGGGCACCGGCCTGGGTGCCCGCCTGCTCACCGAGCTGCTCGCCACCGCGACCGCCTTCGAGTGCCGCGAGGTGCTCCTGGAGGTCCGGGTGGACAACACCCGCGCCCAGCGGCTCTACGAACGCTTCGGATTCGAACCCGTCGGTGTCCGCCGCGGCTACTACCAGCCCGGTAACGTCGATGCCCTCGTCATGCGCCTCACCGACCCCGACTCGGCAGTGCGAGGTACCCCCCATGGCCCTGAGAGCTGA